One window from the genome of Tolypothrix sp. NIES-4075 encodes:
- a CDS encoding glycosyltransferase, whose product MIEKLRVEPNNKTSAIEKKILLVMPVPFVKVEGRLGFDEQTCDGLIRWAENFDRVVMACPLMPEHISEKTQTSTTWKAIADLPCADRLELVPLPYAYKLPDFIQTFKSISQLLTAKIQECEYLCFAICEIIGDWGAIACLEAIKLKRPYSIWADRVEYEVILRTFNKNNKTSLKRHLRDFFSLLFLKPYQQYLVSRSHLGLFQGEDCYSAYSPFCKNPHCVYDIHTKKSDLIDTSSLNLKINSLLQNEPLLICYAGRAAEMKGPLDWLRVVHRLVQVGINIQATWLGDGPLLLEMKSLADKLGIAEQVHFAGFVGNQNKLLETIKKHHIFLFCHKTPESPRCLVESLVCGCPIVGYSSLYPEGLVSEYGGGAFVPMNDWQKLADLIVQLNLDRAKLIELIYQAALSGQQFDEQVVFTHRSDLIKQYLTLSIPEIY is encoded by the coding sequence ATGATTGAAAAACTTAGAGTAGAGCCTAACAATAAAACTTCTGCAATCGAAAAGAAAATTTTATTAGTAATGCCTGTTCCGTTTGTGAAAGTAGAAGGACGGTTGGGATTTGATGAGCAAACCTGCGACGGTTTAATTCGCTGGGCAGAAAATTTTGATCGCGTTGTTATGGCTTGTCCTTTGATGCCAGAACACATAAGCGAAAAAACTCAGACTTCAACGACATGGAAAGCGATCGCCGATTTGCCTTGTGCAGATCGACTAGAATTAGTTCCCCTGCCTTATGCTTACAAATTGCCAGACTTCATTCAAACTTTCAAGAGCATATCTCAACTACTGACTGCAAAGATCCAAGAGTGTGAATATCTTTGTTTTGCCATTTGCGAAATTATTGGAGATTGGGGAGCGATCGCTTGTCTGGAAGCCATCAAACTCAAACGACCTTATTCTATCTGGGCAGATCGCGTTGAATACGAAGTCATCCTAAGAACATTCAACAAAAATAACAAAACATCACTTAAGCGACACCTCCGAGATTTTTTCAGTCTTTTGTTTCTCAAACCCTATCAGCAATACTTAGTTAGTCGTTCCCACCTAGGACTTTTTCAAGGAGAGGACTGCTATTCGGCATATTCACCTTTTTGCAAAAATCCTCATTGTGTTTACGACATTCATACAAAAAAATCCGATCTTATTGATACTTCCAGCCTTAACCTCAAGATAAATTCACTATTACAAAATGAACCTTTGTTGATTTGCTACGCAGGACGAGCTGCCGAAATGAAAGGACCCCTCGACTGGTTAAGAGTGGTACATCGTCTGGTACAAGTTGGCATTAACATCCAAGCCACTTGGCTTGGTGACGGACCATTGCTTTTGGAAATGAAATCTCTCGCCGATAAATTGGGTATTGCCGAGCAAGTCCATTTCGCTGGATTTGTTGGGAACCAAAACAAACTTTTAGAGACGATAAAAAAACATCATATCTTTCTGTTTTGCCACAAAACCCCAGAATCACCTCGATGTTTAGTTGAGTCTTTAGTTTGCGGTTGTCCGATAGTCGGTTACAGCAGTCTCTACCCAGAAGGACTTGTATCAGAATACGGTGGTGGTGCATTTGTGCCGATGAATGATTGGCAAAAGCTAGCTGATTTGATAGTTCAACTCAATTTAGACAGAGCAAAATTGATTGAGTTAATTTATCAGGCTGCATTATCTGGTCAGCAGTTCGACGAACAAGTTGTTTTTACACACCGAAGCGACTTAATTAAACAATATTTAACATTAAGTATTCCAGAAATTTATTAA
- a CDS encoding glycosyltransferase family 4 protein, translated as MRVVIVAEHASSQFGGEAFLPLHYFRLLRDRNIEAWLVVHGRTQAELQSLLPKECDRMYFVNDTWIHKFLWRFGQFLPSRVAFMTTGLISHLYTQNIQRSIVRKLVLQHNIDVVHEPIPVSPKFPSLMYGVGAPVVIGPMNGNIEYPPAFRDRESRSAKLMISLGQQLADIWNRVMPGKLQAQTLLVANERTKQALPSGVNGTVIELVENGVDFSVWQLLAAEKIPSEAAKFVFIGRLVEMKAVDLLIEAFQKVAAETNACLEIIGDGNLRQELEAQAVNLGLGERVKFFSWLSQKECAMRLEHASALVLPSLLECGGAVVLEAMAMGLPVIATKWGGPADYLDTTCGILIEPTSREALVNGFTDAMLKLVHYPEWRSQMGRAGQERVRQHFDWERKIDRILEIYQHCSVSNLKTNRKLKSLITNISI; from the coding sequence ATGCGAGTTGTGATTGTTGCTGAACACGCTTCCAGTCAATTTGGTGGTGAGGCGTTTCTGCCGCTACACTACTTCAGGTTACTACGCGATCGCAACATCGAAGCGTGGTTAGTAGTTCACGGTCGCACCCAAGCTGAACTACAATCACTTTTGCCAAAAGAATGCGATCGCATGTACTTTGTCAACGATACTTGGATACATAAGTTTCTTTGGCGTTTCGGGCAGTTTTTGCCATCACGGGTAGCATTTATGACAACAGGGTTAATCAGTCATTTGTATACGCAAAACATCCAACGCTCGATAGTTCGGAAACTGGTGCTACAACACAACATAGATGTAGTGCATGAACCGATACCGGTTTCCCCTAAATTTCCTTCGCTGATGTACGGTGTCGGCGCACCGGTTGTCATCGGTCCGATGAATGGTAATATAGAATACCCCCCCGCCTTTCGTGACCGCGAGAGCCGAAGCGCCAAATTAATGATTTCACTGGGGCAACAACTGGCAGATATCTGGAATCGTGTGATGCCCGGTAAACTTCAGGCACAGACTTTGCTAGTTGCCAATGAACGCACAAAACAAGCATTACCTTCAGGCGTAAATGGCACTGTTATCGAATTGGTAGAAAACGGCGTGGATTTCTCCGTGTGGCAACTTCTCGCCGCCGAAAAGATACCATCAGAGGCTGCGAAGTTTGTGTTTATCGGTCGGCTAGTAGAAATGAAAGCCGTAGACTTACTGATAGAAGCCTTTCAAAAAGTAGCTGCTGAAACGAATGCTTGTTTGGAAATTATCGGCGATGGGAATTTGCGGCAAGAATTGGAAGCTCAAGCTGTGAATTTAGGTTTGGGAGAGCGAGTTAAATTTTTTAGCTGGCTGTCTCAGAAAGAGTGCGCTATGAGACTAGAACATGCTTCGGCACTAGTTTTGCCTAGTTTGTTGGAGTGTGGCGGGGCGGTGGTTTTAGAAGCAATGGCAATGGGATTACCAGTGATTGCAACTAAATGGGGTGGTCCAGCGGATTATTTGGATACAACGTGTGGGATTTTAATTGAACCGACTTCCAGAGAAGCATTAGTTAATGGATTTACAGATGCCATGCTAAAACTTGTACATTATCCAGAATGGCGATCGCAAATGGGTCGTGCTGGACAAGAGCGCGTGCGTCAGCATTTTGACTGGGAACGCAAAATCGACCGCATTCTAGAGATTTATCAACATTGCAGTGTGTCAAATTTAAAAACTAACAGAAAATTAAAGTCGCTAATTACAAATATTTCAATCTAG
- a CDS encoding class I SAM-dependent methyltransferase yields the protein MVVLEEDPKLQSVVEKLIWQRQPFKVLEIGCGSCSHIEIPANSYIVGLDISQKQLDRNEILNEKILADVETYDLPESEFDLIVCWWILEHLSEPQKVLANCRKALKKDGIMIVAIPNVMSLKGLVTKFTPHAFHVWFYRYIFGEKLAGVDDRLPFKTYLRFSISPEAIRQFAAENDLLIERLHVYENPRQKKLRSRHWLIDKGWKMMSPVVKALTFGKVDAELTDFIVVMQKKV from the coding sequence ATGGTAGTACTCGAAGAAGACCCGAAGTTGCAGTCAGTTGTTGAGAAGTTAATTTGGCAGCGTCAACCTTTTAAGGTGCTGGAAATTGGCTGTGGTTCTTGTTCTCATATTGAAATACCAGCAAATTCTTATATAGTTGGGCTTGATATCTCACAAAAGCAACTTGATAGAAATGAGATTCTCAATGAAAAAATATTGGCGGATGTAGAGACTTATGATTTACCAGAATCTGAGTTTGATTTGATTGTTTGTTGGTGGATTTTAGAACATCTTTCCGAACCGCAAAAAGTCCTTGCTAATTGCCGTAAAGCATTGAAGAAAGATGGTATTATGATTGTAGCAATTCCCAATGTCATGTCATTGAAAGGATTGGTTACAAAGTTTACACCCCATGCTTTTCATGTTTGGTTTTATAGATATATTTTTGGAGAAAAGTTAGCGGGAGTTGATGACCGTTTACCTTTTAAAACATATTTGCGGTTTTCGATTTCACCAGAAGCTATCAGGCAATTTGCAGCGGAAAATGATTTGTTAATAGAACGCTTGCATGTTTATGAAAATCCCAGACAGAAAAAACTGCGATCGCGTCATTGGCTGATTGATAAAGGATGGAAAATGATGTCACCAGTTGTCAAAGCATTGACTTTTGGCAAGGTTGATGCTGAACTTACAGATTTTATTGTAGTTATGCAAAAAAAAGTGTAA
- a CDS encoding glycosyltransferase family 2 protein, protein MSINQFAVLFFDVVLLVSALGLVILSLVLLGECIAALFPLACVANGSQNPKVAVLVPAHNEELVIGSTILDIKSQLKNEHRLIVIADNCSDRTAEIASAAGATVIERQDLMLRGKGYAIDYGLRFLSSDPPDVVVFVDADCRVHQGAIASLTQSAIITKKPVQATYLMAKPTNSSPKESISVFAFKVKNLVRPRGLTQLKLPCLLTGTGMAFPWSVIRSVDLATGYIVEDMKLSLDLTIAGHPPILCPEANVSGNFPQQKNAITSQRTRWDHGHLQTLLSYVPLLFKAAIHQQRLDLLISALDMCLPPLSLLVVIWFALMTSSLLFGVLAALWMPAILLATAGLFLLTAILTAWVKFGRQDLPLGELLTIPFYIFWKIPLYLKFLVQPQSSWVRTEREINKPVG, encoded by the coding sequence ATGTCAATTAACCAATTTGCGGTTTTATTCTTTGATGTTGTTTTGTTAGTTAGTGCATTAGGGTTGGTAATTCTCAGCTTAGTTTTGCTGGGGGAATGTATCGCAGCTTTGTTTCCACTTGCTTGTGTTGCGAATGGAAGTCAAAATCCTAAAGTTGCGGTGTTAGTTCCAGCACATAATGAAGAATTGGTCATTGGTTCCACAATACTAGACATTAAATCACAGTTAAAAAACGAACATCGGTTAATAGTAATTGCTGACAATTGCAGCGATCGCACGGCAGAAATTGCATCTGCTGCGGGTGCTACAGTCATCGAGCGTCAGGATTTGATGCTGCGCGGTAAGGGATACGCGATCGATTATGGCTTGCGGTTTCTTTCTAGCGATCCACCCGATGTAGTTGTCTTTGTTGATGCTGACTGTAGAGTTCATCAAGGTGCGATCGCATCTTTAACTCAGAGCGCGATCATAACAAAAAAACCGGTGCAAGCTACCTATTTGATGGCAAAACCCACTAATTCTAGCCCTAAAGAATCAATCTCAGTATTTGCTTTCAAGGTGAAAAATTTAGTTCGTCCGCGTGGATTAACTCAATTGAAACTACCTTGCTTATTAACTGGTACAGGAATGGCTTTTCCTTGGTCTGTCATTCGTTCGGTTGATTTAGCTACTGGTTACATCGTTGAAGATATGAAACTGAGCTTGGATTTAACCATAGCTGGACACCCACCAATTCTCTGCCCAGAAGCAAATGTAAGCGGCAATTTTCCCCAGCAGAAAAATGCTATTACCAGTCAAAGAACTCGTTGGGATCACGGTCATTTACAAACTTTACTAAGTTATGTACCCTTGCTATTTAAAGCAGCAATACATCAACAAAGATTAGATTTGTTGATCAGCGCTTTAGATATGTGCCTGCCACCTTTATCTTTACTCGTGGTTATTTGGTTTGCGTTGATGACGAGTTCACTGCTGTTTGGAGTCTTGGCGGCTTTGTGGATGCCAGCGATTTTGTTAGCTACAGCAGGTTTGTTTCTGCTAACAGCGATTTTGACAGCTTGGGTGAAGTTTGGTAGGCAAGATTTGCCTTTGGGAGAATTATTAACTATTCCTTTTTACATTTTTTGGAAGATTCCGCTTTATCTGAAGTTTTTGGTTCAACCTCAAAGTAGTTGGGTGCGTACTGAGCGGGAAATTAATAAACCTGTTGGATAA
- a CDS encoding serine O-acetyltransferase, with the protein MSALPFGRATATEAELFTLSLWQLVKEDWIAHGRDWTKPGFRAVAVHRFGVWTMKIKSKFVRAPFSILYKMLFRKVRNTYGIELPFTVQLGRRVIIEHQGGIVIHGYASIGDESIIRQGVTLGNRYLNRPFDAPKLGKRVNVGAGAKIFGDITVGDDVNIGANAVVLSNVPARATAVGIPAKIINSDNHHKFDIGEVSQL; encoded by the coding sequence ATGAGTGCATTACCCTTTGGGAGAGCAACTGCAACCGAGGCGGAACTTTTTACTTTAAGTCTTTGGCAGCTTGTGAAAGAAGACTGGATTGCTCATGGACGAGATTGGACTAAACCAGGATTTCGTGCAGTAGCAGTTCACCGTTTTGGTGTTTGGACAATGAAAATTAAATCCAAATTTGTGCGGGCACCCTTCAGCATTTTATATAAAATGTTATTTCGGAAAGTTCGCAATACCTATGGAATTGAGTTACCGTTTACTGTCCAACTTGGTCGTCGCGTAATTATTGAACACCAAGGAGGAATTGTAATTCATGGATACGCTTCAATTGGCGATGAAAGTATTATTCGCCAAGGCGTTACTTTAGGTAATCGTTATTTAAATCGTCCGTTTGATGCACCAAAGTTAGGTAAACGTGTCAATGTTGGTGCTGGTGCAAAAATTTTTGGTGATATCACTGTTGGAGATGATGTAAATATTGGTGCGAATGCTGTAGTTTTAAGTAATGTTCCGGCAAGAGCAACAGCAGTTGGTATTCCGGCAAAAATTATTAATTCTGACAATCATCACAAATTTGATATCGGTGAAGTCAGTCAGCTATAA
- a CDS encoding GumC family protein has product MDTKNYPEEIDVQKYLLVLKRRWLIASGVFAVFATLGGINFVIQPPVYEASGKLLFQSNQTSSLTGVGEKIGHLESIKPEANPLDTQAIVMQSEPVMQDAIETLKLKDKKGNPLSPDAISIKTEAVVGTDVLKVSYTSDNPESAKAIVDQVMKSYIANNILSNRTQAISAGAFIEKELPRAKAQLEKAAEALRKFKLKNQILELAEETKASVKNISDVEIELAKARSELADARAQEIQIRRQMNLRVDRAVDITSLSQVPRVQGLLAELQKVETQLAALKARYTERHPAIVDLESQKANINSLLQQQISQSLGYKAAIAPGKLQMGEIKQNLTSDFVRLQSQRLGLEKKVEALSAVIASYKRRAQVMPNLEKQEGDLERRLSIAQKSYENLLTRQLEIEVAKNQTVGNAKVVEYAKVAFSPSVKKKKLVITLGSGFVGLLLGVASAFFVDLIDRRLKTTKEAEALFGYTLLGLIPKYEKNTSTFLDRSLEKVSERIIVATSPRTVIHEAYQMLQANLKFISLDRKVSAIVVTSSISGEGKTEVAANLAAVMSLAGRRVLLVDADMRQPSQHHLWGLINSVGLSNVMVGENDFSKSVQRITSNLSVLTAGVMPPNPLALIDSERMTSFIDMLSQSYDYVIFDTPPLVGTADAAVLGNMVDGVLIVVRPGVVDSNTATAAKSLLARSEANILGIVANAVNVKHEPDNYFYYNSYRSENSVEKVDTASIP; this is encoded by the coding sequence ATGGATACAAAAAACTATCCGGAAGAAATAGATGTTCAAAAATACTTGCTAGTTCTCAAACGTCGCTGGCTGATAGCTTCAGGAGTGTTTGCAGTTTTTGCCACTCTTGGTGGAATTAATTTCGTTATCCAACCACCCGTTTACGAAGCAAGTGGAAAACTTCTTTTCCAATCCAACCAAACGTCATCACTAACGGGAGTAGGCGAAAAAATAGGGCATCTTGAATCCATCAAACCTGAGGCTAATCCTTTAGACACCCAAGCGATAGTAATGCAGTCTGAACCGGTCATGCAAGACGCGATCGAAACCCTCAAACTAAAAGATAAAAAGGGCAATCCTTTGAGTCCAGATGCAATTTCTATCAAGACAGAAGCAGTTGTCGGTACTGATGTCCTCAAAGTTTCTTACACATCTGATAATCCGGAATCGGCTAAAGCAATAGTCGATCAGGTGATGAAATCTTACATTGCCAATAACATTCTTAGTAACCGAACTCAAGCTATCTCCGCCGGTGCATTCATTGAAAAAGAATTGCCACGGGCTAAAGCACAATTAGAGAAAGCAGCAGAAGCTTTGCGAAAATTTAAGCTAAAAAATCAAATTCTCGAACTTGCAGAAGAAACAAAAGCATCAGTGAAAAATATCAGTGATGTCGAGATTGAATTAGCCAAAGCTCGTTCGGAATTAGCGGATGCAAGAGCTCAGGAAATACAAATACGCCGTCAAATGAATTTACGTGTAGATCGAGCGGTGGATATTACTTCATTAAGTCAAGTACCTAGGGTGCAAGGACTTTTAGCTGAACTGCAAAAAGTAGAAACTCAACTAGCAGCTTTGAAAGCTCGTTACACAGAAAGACATCCAGCCATCGTCGATCTCGAAAGCCAAAAAGCAAATATAAATTCTTTATTGCAACAGCAAATATCTCAATCTTTAGGATATAAAGCTGCGATTGCCCCTGGAAAATTGCAAATGGGGGAAATCAAGCAAAACTTAACATCAGATTTTGTCAGATTACAGTCACAACGCTTAGGTTTAGAAAAAAAAGTAGAAGCTTTATCTGCGGTTATAGCTTCTTATAAAAGAAGAGCCCAGGTGATGCCAAATTTAGAAAAACAGGAAGGAGATTTAGAACGAAGATTATCAATAGCCCAAAAAAGTTACGAAAACCTTTTGACAAGACAACTGGAAATTGAAGTAGCCAAAAATCAAACTGTTGGCAATGCTAAAGTAGTCGAATATGCGAAAGTTGCTTTTAGCCCATCAGTTAAAAAAAAGAAATTGGTCATCACATTAGGTAGCGGATTTGTGGGTTTACTTTTGGGTGTAGCATCTGCCTTTTTTGTTGACTTAATTGATAGAAGATTGAAGACAACTAAAGAAGCTGAAGCGCTTTTTGGCTATACATTGTTAGGGCTAATTCCCAAATATGAAAAGAATACATCTACTTTTCTGGATAGAAGCTTAGAAAAAGTTTCAGAGCGAATTATTGTGGCGACTTCTCCGCGTACTGTAATTCACGAAGCATACCAAATGCTGCAAGCAAATCTGAAATTTATTAGCTTAGATAGAAAAGTTTCTGCAATTGTAGTCACGAGTTCTATTTCTGGGGAGGGAAAAACAGAAGTTGCTGCTAATTTAGCTGCGGTAATGTCTTTAGCTGGACGACGAGTTTTGTTAGTTGATGCAGATATGCGTCAGCCCTCCCAACATCATCTCTGGGGTTTAATAAACTCAGTCGGTTTAAGTAATGTCATGGTAGGAGAAAATGATTTTTCTAAATCAGTACAAAGAATAACAAGTAATTTATCTGTACTAACTGCTGGAGTCATGCCTCCCAATCCTTTAGCGTTAATTGATTCAGAACGCATGACATCTTTTATAGACATGTTATCTCAAAGTTACGATTACGTAATTTTTGACACTCCGCCCCTTGTGGGAACTGCCGATGCAGCAGTTTTAGGCAACATGGTAGACGGAGTTTTAATTGTCGTTAGACCGGGCGTTGTTGATTCAAATACTGCTACTGCTGCTAAATCTTTACTGGCACGTTCTGAAGCTAATATCTTAGGAATTGTTGCCAATGCGGTTAATGTGAAACACGAGCCTGATAACTATTTTTACTACAATAGCTATCGCTCAGAAAACAGTGTGGAAAAAGTAGATACTGCGTCGATACCTTAA
- a CDS encoding WecB/TagA/CpsF family glycosyltransferase, with product MRQVNLLNVTINNITMVELLENLRVGGVVFTPNVDHVMKLQRNQDFYLVYQEADYRVCDSKVLMYISSFLRTPIQEKISGSDLFPAFYNYYQQDDKIKIFLLGAEADVVKIAQQKINAKVGRDIIVAAHSPSFGFEKNEEECQEIVNLINSSDATVLAIGVGAPKQEMWIARYRKQLNNVKVFLAIGATIGFEAGNIKRSPKWMSEVGLEWLYRLLSEPRRLWKRYLLDAIPFLWLIVKQRFQLYENPWSAVKRHKGSNLVIKSKKCKNF from the coding sequence ATGAGACAGGTTAACTTACTAAATGTGACCATCAACAACATCACAATGGTCGAATTGCTAGAAAATCTGCGAGTCGGTGGTGTTGTGTTTACTCCTAACGTAGATCATGTGATGAAATTGCAGAGAAATCAAGACTTTTATCTTGTTTACCAAGAGGCAGATTATAGAGTTTGCGATAGTAAAGTTTTGATGTATATATCGAGTTTTTTGAGAACACCTATACAGGAGAAAATTTCGGGTTCAGATTTGTTTCCAGCGTTTTACAATTATTACCAGCAAGATGACAAAATCAAAATCTTTTTGCTGGGCGCGGAGGCAGATGTAGTTAAGATAGCTCAACAAAAAATTAATGCAAAGGTTGGTAGAGATATTATAGTTGCGGCGCACTCGCCGTCCTTTGGATTTGAGAAAAATGAAGAAGAGTGTCAAGAGATTGTTAATCTCATTAACTCTTCAGATGCTACAGTTTTAGCAATTGGTGTAGGCGCACCCAAACAAGAAATGTGGATTGCTAGGTATAGAAAGCAATTGAATAATGTGAAGGTATTTTTGGCGATTGGTGCAACCATCGGTTTTGAGGCAGGTAATATCAAGCGATCGCCAAAATGGATGAGTGAAGTTGGTCTAGAGTGGCTTTATCGGCTGTTAAGCGAACCTCGGCGACTCTGGAAGAGGTATCTGTTGGATGCTATTCCATTTTTGTGGTTAATTGTGAAACAAAGATTTCAGCTTTATGAAAATCCTTGGTCAGCAGTTAAGAGACATAAAGGTAGTAACCTGGTTATAAAGAGTAAAAAATGTAAAAACTTTTAG